The Flavobacterium piscisymbiosum genome includes a region encoding these proteins:
- a CDS encoding response regulator: protein MIKQNYNLLLADDDEDDCDFFKEALDELTLPVSLVTVNDGVQLMDFLADHSGDNLPDLLFLDLNMPRKNGSECLKEIKESEVLKNLPVIIFSTSLDNEIVDVMYAKGATYYIRKPGEFSQLKKVIENALNAVSENNFKQPLREQFILQP from the coding sequence ATGATTAAACAGAATTACAATTTATTGCTGGCGGATGATGATGAAGATGATTGCGATTTTTTTAAAGAAGCACTGGATGAATTAACGCTTCCTGTATCTCTCGTAACTGTTAATGATGGCGTGCAGCTTATGGATTTTTTAGCAGATCATAGTGGAGACAATTTACCGGACCTGCTTTTTCTGGATCTTAATATGCCCCGCAAAAATGGCTCTGAATGTCTGAAAGAAATAAAAGAAAGCGAAGTTCTCAAAAACCTTCCTGTTATTATTTTTTCTACTTCGCTCGACAATGAGATTGTCGACGTGATGTATGCAAAAGGAGCAACTTATTACATTCGTAAACCGGGGGAATTTTCTCAATTAAAAAAAGTCATCGAAAATGCTCTGAATGCAGTATCCGAAAATAATTTTAAGCAACCTCTAAGAGAGCAATTTATCCTCCAACCCTAA